Proteins from a genomic interval of Benincasa hispida cultivar B227 chromosome 7, ASM972705v1, whole genome shotgun sequence:
- the LOC120081803 gene encoding protein LATERAL ROOT PRIMORDIUM 1: MLGLRDVLFIAPTPSSLHQQTQIISSDHHPSLPLPSSAALGVSVGIFPLLTATPCLPPPQPLPNQTADDVTDRSRSLENLKRTQDFGFGKGDSLMGGAGNNVSDEQVKGDAGDGSMAVCRDCGNRAKKECEYRRCRTCCKGRGNHCSTHVKSTWVPAARRRERQMLVVMDGVATASGDGGSSGSSSAGAKRPRVLIPSQSTAAAAAASTSNATTPRSFETTSSHQDASFKKSLPGHVRAPAVFRCHRVTAINSGEGELAYQATVNIGGHVFKGFLYDQGADDKNAFPSISHLHLDSGNHHRD; this comes from the exons ATGTTGGGTCTCCGAGATGTTCTGTTTATAGCTCCCACGCCTTCTTCTCTTCACCAACAGACCCAAATCATATCTTCCGATCATCATCCATCTCTTCCTCTCCCCTCCTCTGCCGCTCTCGGCGTTAGCGTCGGCATTTTCCCCCTTCTCACTGCAACTCCATGTCTCCCTCCGCCGCAGCCCCTGCCTAATCAGACGGCTGACGATGTTACCGATCGTAGTCGAAGTTTGGAAAATCTGAAGAGAACCCAGGATTTTGGGTTTGGGAAAGGGGATTCGTTGATGGGCGGTGCCGGCAATAATGTCTCCGACGAACAAGTGAAAGGCGATGCCGGGGATGGGTCTATGGCAGTGTGTAGGGACTGTGGGAACAGAGCAAAAAAGGAGTGTGAGTATCGGAGGTGCAGGACTTGTTGCAAGGGACGTGGGAATCATTGCTCTACGCACGTGAAGAGCACGTGGGTGCCGGCGGCTCGCCGCCGTGAGCGGCAGATGTTGGTAGTGATGGACGGCGTCGCCACTGCTAGTGGCGACGGAGGGTCTTCTGGTTCTTCTTCTGCCGGTGCTAAAAGGCCTAGAGTTTTGATTCCTTCACAGAGtaccgccgccgccgccgccgcttCCACTTCCAATGCCACCACTCCCCGGAGCTTTGAAACAACCTCTAGCCATCAAG ATGCAAGCTTCAAGAAGTCATTACCAGGGCACGTTCGGGCTCCAGCCGTGTTCAGGTGCCATAGGGTGACTGCCATTAACAGTGGTGAAGGTGAGTTAGCTTACCAAGCAACAGTCAACATTGGTGGTCATGTCTTCAAAGGCTTTCTCTATGATCAAGGAGCTGATGACAAAAATGCATTCCCATCTATTTCACACCTCCATTTGGATAGTGGTAACCACCACAGGGATTAG
- the LOC120081774 gene encoding LOW QUALITY PROTEIN: protein LONG AFTER FAR-RED 3 (The sequence of the model RefSeq protein was modified relative to this genomic sequence to represent the inferred CDS: inserted 2 bases in 2 codons), whose protein sequence is MVVNFATKPLHSIFQSLFPSSINLQVRARIQAPMAMSSSSCPVADLVLKNALIFTSDDSLPFADSMAILNRRILRVGTYSTIQELVGQGTRELNLGGKIVVPGFIDSHGHIIYQGLQMKQVNLHGVNHKHEFVRRIAEAAKNTKKGNWVLGGGWNNDLWGGELPMASWIDDVTPSNPVLLSRIDGHMSLANNVTLKLAGISNLTEDPEGGTIVKTTDGDPTGLLIDSARKLVLPFIPKVSVEXRREALLRSVILLWLDVTTIVDFGRYXPGESVQLSWEDFSDVYQWADSSGKMMIRVCLFFPMETWSSLHDLIHKMGQVVSPWIYLGGVKGFADGSLGSHTALFHEPYVDEPDNCGMQMTEREKLFNLTMESDISKLQVAIHAIGDKANDMVLDIYESVISTNGPRDRRFRVEHAQHLAPGAPQRFGKLGIIASAQPEHLLDDAESATNKLGAQRTEKESFLFRSLLTCKACLAFGSDCPVANINPLGGISTAMRRIPSSWDHAWMPSECLTLDEAIKAYTISAAYASFLDKDLGSLSPGKLADFVILSRDSWDKFAADGSAFIEATYTGGIQAYP, encoded by the exons ATGGTTGTTAACTTTGCAACCAAACCACTTCACTCCATTTTTCAAAGCTTGTTCCCATCCTCCATTAACCTACAGGTTAGAGCACGAATCCAAGCTCCAATGGCGATGTCGTCGTCTTCGTGTCCGGTGGCGGATTTGGTACTGAAGAACGCACTCATTTTCACCAGCGACGATTCTCTTCCTTTTGCCGATTCCATGGCCATTCTCAACCGCAGGATTCTCCGCGTCGGCACCTACTCCACTATTCAG GAATTGGTTGGACAAGGGACAAGAGAGTTGAACCTCGGGGGAAAAATTGTGGTTCCTGGATTTATTGATTCACATGGCCACATAATTTATCAAGGACTGCAG ATGAAGCAAGTGAACCTTCATGGTGTAAATCATAAACACGAGTTTGTGAGAAGGATTGCAGAAGCAGCTAAAA ACACTAAGAAAGGAAATTGGGTACTGGGTGGTGGATGGAATAATGATCTTTGGGGAGGTGAATTGCCAATGGCTTCTTGGATTGATGATGTTACGCCATCTAACCCT GTTCTTCTCTCAAGGATTGATGGTCATATGAGCTTGGCTAATAATGTGACACTTAAGCTGGCTGGCATCTCTAATTTAACGGAAGATCCAGAAGGCGGGACCATAGTGAAAACTACTGATGGAG ATCCTACTGGATTGCTGATTGATTCTGCAAGGAAGTTGGTCCTACCTTTTATTCCGAAGGTTTCggtgg gaagaagagaagcatTGCTAAGGTCAGTAATCTTGCTCTGGCTAGATGTTACAACAATAGTTGATTTTGGGAGAT TACCGGGAGAATCAGTGCAATTATCGTGGGAAGACTTTTCAG ATGTGTATCAGTGGGCAGATTCTTCAGGGAAGATGATGATCAGGGTTTGCTTATTTTTTCCAATGGAAACATGGTCATCTCTACAC GATCTTATCCACAAAATGGGTCAAGTTGTGAGCCCATGGATTTACTTGGGTGGTGTCAAGGGTTTTGCTGATGGGTCTTTAGGTTCACATACTGCTTTGTTTCATGAG CCTTATGTTGATGAGCCTGACAACTGCGGCATGCAAATGACAGAACGTGAGAAGCTTTTCAACTTGACCATGGAATCAGATATATCTAAGCTTCAG GTTGCTATTCATGCCATTGGCGACAAAGCAAATGATATGGTCCTTGATATCTATGAATCTGTTATTTCCACAAATGGGCCAAGGGATCGAAGATTTAGG GTTGAGCATGCTCAACATTTGGCACCTGGAGCTCCTCAACGATTTGGTAAACTAGGGATTATTGCTTCAGCCCAG CCCGAACACCTTTTGGATGATGCAGAGTCTGCAACAAACAAACTTGGGGCACAGAGGACTGAAAAAGaatcttttttatttagatCACTGTTAACTTGCAAAGCATGCTTAGCATTTGGTTCTGACTGCCCG GTTGCAAATATCAATCCATTGGGTGGTATCAGTACTGCAATGAGAAGGATCCCTTCATCCTGGGATCACGCATGGATGCCATCAGAGTGCCTCACACTCGATGAAGCCATAAAGGC GTATACAATATCCGCTGCTTATGCATCCTTTCTTGACAAAGATCTCGGATCTCTGTCCCCAGGAAAGCTTGcagattttgttatattatctaGAGATTCATGGGATAAGTTTGCAGCTGACGGATCGGCTTTTATCGAAGCAACGTATACTGGTGGTATACAGGCCTATCCTTAA